In the genome of Ferrovibrio terrae, the window GCCGATGTGTCGCACGAAATCAAGAATCCCCTCACCTCGCTGCGCAGCGCCATGGAAACCTTCCTGCGTACCGAGAAACCGGAACTGCGCGAGCGCCTGCTGGCGGTGATGCAGGACGATGTGCGCCGCATGGATCGCCTGATCACCGACATTTCCGGCGCCTCGCGGCTGGATGCCGAACTGGCGCGCAGTGAAGCAGCCCCGCTAGATATCGCCGTCATGCTGCAATCGGTCATCGAAACCTATATGACGCGTCTGGCTGACACCGGGCCGAAGATCGAACTGAAGCGGGTCGAGCCCGGTCCGTATCTGGCCATCGGCTTCGAGGGCCAGCTGGGCCAGGTGGCGCGCAACCTGATCGACAACGCGATTTCCTTCAGTCCGCCGAATGGCACCATCACGGTCGCGGTGAAACGCGAACCGCGACATGTGATGTTCAGCGTCGCCGATGAAGGCCCTGGCATTCCGACTGACAATCTGGAATCGATCTTTGAACGTTTTTACAGCGAACGGCCGGCCAGCGAGGCGTTTGGCCTGCATTCCGGTCTCGGCCTGTCGATCGCGCGGCAGGTGGTGCAATCGCTCGGCGGCGAGATCCACGCCGAGAACCGCGATGACGGCAAGACGGGTGCCCGCTTCGTGGTACGCCTGCCGCTTTAGGCGGCACACATGTTAACCAAAGCCCCCTTCATCGAAGCATGCTCCGTCATGGAAGCGTGTATTGACTCTCTGTGGAGGCCCCGGCAGGCTGCGCGGCCATGCTGACCATTCATGCAAGCTGTGTGTCGATTGCCGGCGCGGCGCTTCTGCTGCGCGGCCCCTCCGGGGCCGGAAAATCCGATCTGGCGCTGCGTTTGATGGACGCCGGCGCAGGTCTGATCGCCGACGATCAGACCTGTCTGCAGCGCATTGACGGCAGTATCATTGCCGGCACGCCGGAACGCCTGCGCGGCCTGCTGGAAATCCGTGGCATAGGCCCAGTCCGCATGCCGGCGACAGCACCCGCACCTGTGGCACTGATCGTCGATCTGGTGCCGCTGAATGATGTGCCACGCCTGCCCGAGCCGCGCCACGAAAACATCCTGGACATCACACTGCCCTGCCTGTCACTGCATGCTTTCGAGGCCAGCGCCGCGATCAAGGCAAGATGGGCACTGGCGCGCGCCGTCGAAGGCCGACTGTTCGAGCCCGACGAGATCGCGGCCGTAGTAGCCGGCACTGTCACCGAACTCTTTAAACGCAAGGCCTGAGCAGATGGGCGCTGCTGCAGAGCCGATCCGTTTTGTAGTGGTCAGCGGCCTTTCGGGTGCCGGCAAGACCACGGCGCTCAAGCTGTTGGAAGATCACGGCTATGAAGCCGTCGACAACCTGCCGATGCCGCTGCTGCGGCGACTGGCCATCGCAGACGAGGCCGAGGCGGCTGCGGCGCCCACGCAGCCGCGCCGCGCCATCGCGGTGGGCATCGACAGCCGGACCCGCGATTTCCAGCCTGACCAATTGATCGCCCTGCTCAGCGAGTTGCGCCAGCGCGACGATCTTGCCGTCCAGCTGCTGTATTTCGATTGCGAGGATGAGGTGCTGCTCAAGCGCTTCACGGCGACACGGCGGCGGCATCCGCTCGCCAGCGACCGGCCGATCGCTGATGGCATTGCAGCCGAACGGCGGCTG includes:
- a CDS encoding HPr kinase/phosphorylase is translated as MLTIHASCVSIAGAALLLRGPSGAGKSDLALRLMDAGAGLIADDQTCLQRIDGSIIAGTPERLRGLLEIRGIGPVRMPATAPAPVALIVDLVPLNDVPRLPEPRHENILDITLPCLSLHAFEASAAIKARWALARAVEGRLFEPDEIAAVVAGTVTELFKRKA